From Amphiprion ocellaris isolate individual 3 ecotype Okinawa chromosome 2, ASM2253959v1, whole genome shotgun sequence, a single genomic window includes:
- the LOC111569298 gene encoding meiotic recombination protein REC8 homolog produces MFYYPTVLRHHSGCLSTIWLVATKAIKPSRREYLTVNVVSTCNDIMDYILERVPPPQPGLPRPRFSLYLSSQLQYGVVLVFHRQCDLLLKEVQTVVTQLAKQKTRQKLDLDDHGRKRLVLPDALSLLQEAEGAPDPLFGVMEQQETLPSLESLIQFDGVDFIGDEEITVALLMEQPDDFLEAANLEADLKRGDKEKPEEPRGFISEFQPTTAKDQLLLEATDQPAEKPAEEPGPSTEEPVLPTKEPAEEPVPSTEEPGPPSDQLTPVSVPAIPPPPSAAEAGRGRPDSERRRRQLTFFDAETQLPEEELQQQISNPLVHTRPPVLVPGPDQRIRGAADLLGRPCSFLPPQIQLLWQQAAVITASRSDLPARKQGPDLETEGDTGAIGVPIEVEQPEPMDISAPGTLPLQASDQREASREISPIQMSEREGLFPEFPEHDVEPVFFSSLLPPNVRRKTVSGAFYRLLGTLSAERLRAEQDEAYGDILILPGSQQNT; encoded by the exons GCTGGTGGCCACAAAAGCCATCAAACCTTCTCGCAGAGAATATCTGACGGTCAACGTTGTGAGCACCTG CAACGACATCATGGACTACattctggagagggttcctcctcctcagcccgGCCTGCCTCGGCCTCGTTTCTCCCTCTACCTGTCCTCCCAGCTGCAGTACGGAGTCGTCCTGGTCTTCCACCGGCAGTGTGACCTCCTGCTCA AGGAGGTTCAGACCGTCGTAACTCAGCTGGCCAAGCAGAAGACGCGTCAGAAGCTGGATCTGGACGACCACGGCAG GAAGCGTCTGGTTCTTCCTGACGCCTTGTCgctgctgcaggaggctgaAGGAGCTCCGGATCCTCTGTTTGGAGTCATGGAGCAGCAGGAGACGCTGCCGAGTCTGGAGTCGCTCATACAG tttGATGGTGTGGATTTTATCGGAGATGAGGAGATAACCGTTGCCCTCCTCATGGAGCAGCCAGATGACTTCCTAGAAG CAGCAAATCTGGAAGCAGACCTgaagagaggagacaaggagaaACCAGAGGAGCCGAGGGGATTCATCTCAGA ATTCCAGCCGACCACTGCTAAAgaccagctgctgctggaggccaCAGACCAACCTGCTGAGAAACCTGCTGAGGAACCAGGTCCATCCACTGAGGAACCAGTCCTGCCCACTAAGGAGCCTGCAGAGGAACCAGTCCCATCCACAGAGGAACCTGGACCTCCATCAGACCAGCTGACTCCGGTCTCGGTGCCCGCCATCCCACCTCCTCCGTCTGCAGCAGAAGCTGGTCGAGGACGACCTGACTCAGAG aggaggaggaggcagctgACCTTCTTCGATGCAGAGACTCAGCTTCCTgaagaggagctgcagcagcagatcagCAACCCTCTGGTCCACACCAGACCTCCAGTCCTGGTCCCTGGTCCAGACCAGAGGATCAGAGGGGCAGCTGACCTGCTGGGGAGGCCCTGTAGCT TCCTGCCTCCACAGATCCAGCTACTATGGCAACAGGCTGCCGTTATCACGGCATCACGCTCGGACCTGCCGGCCAGAAAGCAAGGACCCGATTTAGAGACGGAAGGAGACACTGGAGCGATTGGG GTCCCCATAGAGGTGGAGCAACCAGAGCCGATGGATATCTCAG CTCCAGGTACTCTGCCGCTGCAGGCCTCCGACCAACGAGAAGCTTCCAGAGAGATCTCACCCATCCAGATGTCTGAGAGAGAAGG GTTGTTTCCAGAGTTTCCTGAACACGACGTGGAGCCCGTCTTCTTCAGCTCCCTTCTGCCACCAAACGTCCGCCGCAAAACCGTCAGCGGCGCCTTCTACCGGCTGCTGG GGACTTTGTCTGCTGAGAGACTCCGAGCTGAGCAGGACGAGGCCTACGGAGACATCCTGATTCTACCTGGATCCCAACAGAACACCTGA